In Ipomoea triloba cultivar NCNSP0323 chromosome 7, ASM357664v1, a single genomic region encodes these proteins:
- the LOC116024476 gene encoding delta(12)-fatty-acid desaturase FAD2-like — protein sequence MGAGGRISSPTESGLKKNPLERVPYTKPKFSLSDIKKAIPPHCFERSLIRSFSYVVYDLFFVALFYYIANNYIHLLPSTYQFLAWPIYWALQGCVCTGIWVIAHECGHHAFSDYQWVDDTVGLILHSALFVPYFSWKYSHRRHHSNTGSLERDEVFVPKPKSKVRWFSKYLNNPPGRLITMTITLTLGWPLYLAFNVSGRHYDRFACHYDPYGPIFNARERLQIFISDAGLFATTYVLYRLAMLKGITWLICIYGVPLLIVNGFLVLITYLQHTHPALPHYDSSEWDWLRGALATVDRDYGVLNKIFHNITDTHIAHHLFSTMPHYNAMEATKAIRPILGEYYQLDSTPFYKAMWREARECLYVEPDEGSQEKGVYWYRNKLE from the coding sequence ATGGGTGCTGGTGGCCGAATTTCATCTCCAACAGAATCTGGTTTGAAGAAGAATCCCCTTGAAAGGGTTCCATATACTAAGCCTAAATTCTCCCTAAGTGATATCAAGAAGGCCATCCCTCCTCATTGCTTTGAGCGATCTCTTATTCGGTCATTCTCATATGTTGTGTATGACTTGTTCTTCGTTGCTCTTTTCTACTACATAGCGAACAATTATATCCATTTGCTTCCATCTACTTATCAATTCCTTGCATGGCCTATTTATTGGGCTCTTCAAGGTTGTGTCTGCACTGGGATCTGGGTTATAGCCCATGAATGTGGCCACCATGCTTTTAGTGATTACCAATGGGTGGATGATACTGTTGGCCTTATCCTTCACTCTGCCCTTTTCGTACCCTACTTCTCATGGAAATATAGTCACCGTCGCCATCATTCCAACACGGGTTCCCTTGAGCGTGATGAAGTCTTTGTCCCAAAGCCAAAATCTAAAGTCCGTTGGTTCTCCAAATACTTGAACAATCCACCAGGGAGGCTTATAACAATGACTATTACTCTTACACTTGGTTGGCCATTATATTTGGCTTTCAATGTCTCTGGCAGACATTATGACAGATTTGCATGCCATTATGATCCTTATGGCCCAATCTTCAATGCTCGTGAGAGGCTTCAGATCTTCATTTCTGATGCTGGTCTTTTTGCTACAACATATGTGCTTTACCGCCTTGCTATGCTTAAAGGGATAACTTGGCTCATCTGCATCTATGGGGTTCCTTTGCTTATTGTCAATGGCTTTCTTGTTCTGATCACATATCTGCAGCACACCCACCCAGCATTGCCACACTATGACTCATCCGAGTGGGATTGGCTAAGGGGAGCTTTGGCCACTGTCGATAGAGATTATGGAGTGCTAAACAAGATTTTCCACAACATAACTGACACTCATATAGCTCATCATCTCTTTTCAACCATGCCACACTACAATGCAATGGAGGCAACCAAAGCAATCAGGCCAATACTTGGAGAGTACTACCAACTTGATAGCACTCCATTTTACAAAGCAATGTGGAGAGAGGCAAGAGAGTGTCTCTACGTCGAGCCAGATGAGGGTTCTCAAGAGAAGGGCGTGTATTGGTATAGAAACAAGCTCGAATAA
- the LOC116025420 gene encoding uncharacterized protein LOC116025420 has product MAMSLQQLLSEEGFKGRRLKKLSRASTGLQTASGSLYPLQERHKSSGVRRPERAKSDLPFYDSERNNATSERNQRIQDWKPRAGNKEKAMIMKQKSKKLYAESSEESPDSEIIDAAVVSNEIVEIGKSDQRYKDVYSNEVYSREGSEEEKEWQWHTPSLKNGRQHSTTTYANSANNYRKNAVLAEMSGASSKRNSLNCKSFDDSRGRRKAGIEQTVLDTPAIDEAATQAIVSILSGHMKSFLQDEDFRTSLRHNSFASLNFAGLEEGLDVKSKIITNLEQAIETVEKAAEGSAGLKELKKASLQLSVITGLNSSDLKDGFTSGIPNVKLAACAHLYLSVIYKLQRKDRIAAKHILQVFCDSPLQARTSLLPDLWDNIFLPHLSHLKVWYIKELGMLESPDSKSRKLKLLEKVYNETMDIGTNKFAVYYKDWLTEGVEPPSIPSVQIPFISPRLAQNEDPNSVIVGSFSPQPVVSKKLYDEVFRHKNGVELDYKEESYHGSASMSNGSVTEETHCSQIVKIEPIATCQSYSMPITEEAKTIHNASCSEETKLVEHFSNVHPKTSIQEIYGTIDAAPHSKVSEIIIERIAKAFFGQQKTEATLFLCYEDSQHPDSCGNDTERPSGLSIPTEFICPLTGLVFEDPVTLETGQSFERAAILNWFSKGNRTCPITSKKLECQAVPLSNFILKRVIDKWRSEHWQHILAFSSQFASDSKAEIAVSILEKILIVSSIDERMKKVKQLICLGGLQFLIHRFNFGNLNEKKCVSALLSSCIEADSNCRNLVARNIEKTCLLELLCSEHLESVQNAISLMTELICLNRRKDAKVFLSGLQSDDIANIMILLSTYLQSSHCEQKPLVAVLLLHFHLLTDTQCSDVCIDEVIDAITVALESSFLDERLIEMCCKALLILGGHFSSFGKIMTEDWILKQAGFIDRFESDLESSEDNEPDNGRITMMDDGEEEAREEWQAKMSAMLLGSGKKSFLGALSMCLASGNIELVRVCLTTVAWLSSVLASSSQ; this is encoded by the exons ATGGCAATGTCATTACAGCAGCTTCTGTCTGAGGAAGGATTTAAGGGCAGGAGATTAAAGAAACTGTCAAGAGCTTCAACAGGGCTGCAAACTGCAAGTGGATCACTTTATCCACTTCAAGAAAGACATAAATCTTCTGGTGTTAGGAGGCCAGAGAGAGCGAAATCCGATTTACCTTTTTATGATTCTGAAAGAAACAATGCAACAAGTGAAAGAAATCAAAGAATTCAAGATTGGAAGCCAAGGGcaggaaacaaagaaaaagctaTGATTATGAAGCAGAAAAGCAAGAAACTTTATGCAGAATCATCTGAGGAATCACCTGATTCTGAGATAATTGATGCTGCAGTAGTGAGCAATGAGATAGTTGAGATTGGCAAAAGTGATCAGAGGTACAAAGATGTTTATTCGAACGAAGTTTATAGCCGCGAGGGGAGCGAGGAGGAGAAGGAGTGGCAATGGCATACGCCTTCCTTAAAGAATGGCAGACAACATAGTACAACAACATATGCCAACTCTGCTAACAATTACAGGAAAAACGCTGTCCTTGCTGAGATGTCCGGTGCCAGTTCCAAGCGAAACTCGCTAAATTGCAAGAGTTTTGATGACAGCAGAGGTAGAAGGAAGGCGGGGATCGAGCAGACTGTATTGGATACTCCTGCAATTGACGAAGCTGCTACTCAAGCCATAGTTTCCATCTTGAGTGGCCACATGAAATCCTTTCTTCAAGACGAGGATTTCAGGACATCTCTTCGGCATAACAGCTTTGCTTCCTTGAATTTTGCTGGATTAGAAGAAGGACTAGATGTGAAGAGCAAGATAATAACCAATCTTGAACAAGCCATAGAAACAGTGGAAAAAGCTGCAGAAGGTTCTGCAGGTCTGAAAGAGCTGAAAAAGGCATCATTGCAGCTTAGTGTCATCACAGGTTTGAATTCCAGTGATCTAAAAGATGGATTCACATCTGGAATTCCCAATGTTAAGCTTGCAGCCTGTGCTCATCTCTATCTCAGTGTCATATATAAGCTGCAGAGAAAGGACCGAATCGCTGCAAAGCATATCCTGCAAGTATTTTGTGATTCTCCATTGCAGGCGAGGACGAGCCTGTTGCCAGATTTGTGGGACAATATATTCCTCCCACATCTATCACACTTGAAGGTTTGGTACATTAAAGAACTCGGCATGCTGGAAAGTCCAGACAGTAAATCAAGAAAGCTTAAGCTTCTCGAAAAAGTATACAATGAGACTATGGATATTGGTACTAATAAGTTTGCGGTTTACTACAAGGATTGGTTAACAGAAGGAGTTGAGCCTCCTTCAATCCCCTCAGTCCAAATTCCCTTTATATCTCCTCGGCTGGCTCAGAACGAAGATCCCAATAGCGTGATTGTAGGCAGTTTCTCACCCCAGCCAGTGGTGAGTAAAAAGTTATATGATGAGGTATTTCGGCATAAAAATGGAGTGGAATTGGACTACAAGGAAGAAAGCTATCACGGGAGTGCATCAATGTCGAATGGTAGTGTCACTGAAGAAACACACTGCTCTCAAATAGTTAAAATTGAACCTATTGCTACATGCCAGTCT TATAGCATGCCAATAACTGAAGAGGCGAAGACGATCCACAATGCAAGTTGTTCAGAAGAGACCAAACTAGTTGAACATTTTAGCAATGTTCATCCAAAGACATCCATTCAAGAAATTTATGGTACTATAGATGCTGCACCTCATTCTAAGGTAAGCGAGATTATCATTGAGAGGATAGCAAAAGCATTTTTTGGACAACAGAAGACCGAGGCGACTCTATTCCTATGTTATGAAGATAGTCAGCATCCTGATTCTTGTGGAAATGATACTGAAAGGCCTTCAGGTTTGAGCATACCAACCGAGTTTATCTGCCCTCTGACTGGACTTGTTTTTGAAGATCCGGTGACCCTTGAGACTGGACAAAGCTTTGAGAGAGCAGCTATTTTGAACTGGTTCTCTAAAGGAAACAGAACTTGTCCAATAACGAGCAAAAAGTTAGAGTGCCAAGCTGTGCCTCTAAGTAACTTCATTCTAAAACGCGTTATTGATAAGTGGAGGTCTGAGCATTGGCAGCATATATTAGCCTTTTCATCTCAATTTGCGAGTGATTCAAAGGCTGAGATAGCTGTTTCCATCCTAGAAAAGATTCTTATCGTTTCCAGTATAGATGAAAGAATGAAAAAAGTGAAACAGCTTATATGCCTTGGAGGTTTACAGTTTCTCATCCACAGATTCAACTTTGGGAACCTTAATGAGAAGAAATGTGTCTCAGCCTTGCTATCTTCTTGCATCGAAGCCGACTCTAATTGCAGAAACCTTGTTGCCAGAAACATTGAAAAAACGTGTCTGCTTGAGCTTCTTTGCAGTGAGCATTTAGAATCTGTTCAGAATGCTATTTCATTGATGACCGAGCTGATTTGCCTGAACAG GAGAAAAGATGCAAAAGTTTTTCTATCTGGCCTTCAAAGTGACGATATAGCAAATATAATGATTCTGTTATCGACCTATCTGCAGAGCTCTCACTGCGAACAGAAACCTCTAGTTGCTGTATTACTGTTGCATTTTCACCTTCTG ACAGACACACAATGTTCCGACGTTTGTATAGATGAAGTCATTGATGCTATTACAGTTGCATTGGAAAGCAGCTTTTTGGATGAAAGGCTAATAGAAATGTGTTGCAAAGCACTCCTTATACTAGGAGGgcatttttcttcatttggGAAGATTATGACAGAGGATTGGATCTTAAAGCAGGCTGGATTTATTGATCGTTTTGAATCGGATCTTGAAAGCTCAGAAGACAATGAACCAGACAATGGAAGGATAACAATG ATGGATGATGGTGAAGAAGAGGCGAGGGAGGAGTGGCAGGCGAAAATGTCAGCCATGCTTCTTGGAAGCGGCAAGAAGTCATTTTTGGGAGCACTTTCGATGTGTTTAGCCTCTGGGAATATAGAATTGGTTAGGGTGTGCCTGACAACAGTAGCATGGTTGAGCTCAGTGCTCGCTTCTTCTTCACAG